The following proteins come from a genomic window of Synechococcus sp. BIOS-E4-1:
- a CDS encoding ATP-binding protein — protein sequence MTRTTFTVSRAAEFFSEKELEMQMGAGHNRWLPMLLKELVDNALDACEGSGVGPTIEISTTDDTITVSDNGPGIPASTVKKSLDYLSRTSSNNLWISPTRGQLGNALKCLYAAGYVANGKGLVVITANGIRHTITVGFDEIQQEPTLCHDTETVKPSNGTSVQFCWPSDENEAYAIDCAARIGLFNPHALIMVNAVPFAEPQTERDLGFSKWKPDARIPVSWFYRHQFKSLLCAHINASPEMFTRDFIKLFAGMSSTWTQAAVLDDLRLQRTTIADAFTRDGEVHEVLVETLHDAIASYSGEAPKAKRLGIIGKGVLERLTQLRDVRPDSGTYAKVAVEDHCRPFVAEAWFVAETESDGGSTLIFGINNSTVFVSPSDLIREVLADNLIDHEDPVTVVLHLVCPGFHYVDRGKSRIAFSEEQQEAITTVLTKVCKKWRSVKARLRRDQRSSQRELERLSRKSTISAKEAAWAVMEQAYLKASGDGAYPANARQVMYAARAQIQEMTGKPLSDQYFTQTLLPDFQIENPELTAGWDVVYDDRGHLVEPHTARNIPLGTVNVREYVNGWTEPQIGEVEPSVPLSISTSGPAGCYSAAIFIEKEGFTALFEKARTRNLFDVAIFSTKGMSTTASRQLVDKLSSQGVPIFLLHDFDAAGMTIARTIRSDGRRYKFSCEPEVIDLGLRLEQAKRMDLESEEFQWPTRQKQDPTDNLKNCGASSDELAFLVEGKDGGRWSGRRVELNAMTAPQFVEFVHGELEAQGISKVLPDEETLSAAFQHVCLRNAMEVKVDELFQQAESKDQIFTSPDDLSEMVLERIKGTSLNWQDAVIEIAESS from the coding sequence ATGACGCGCACCACCTTTACGGTGTCGCGTGCTGCTGAATTTTTCTCTGAAAAAGAACTCGAAATGCAGATGGGGGCTGGCCATAACCGCTGGCTGCCCATGCTGCTGAAAGAGTTAGTGGACAACGCTTTGGATGCCTGCGAAGGCTCCGGCGTTGGCCCAACCATTGAGATCAGCACCACAGACGACACGATCACTGTCAGCGATAACGGCCCTGGAATTCCCGCCAGCACCGTTAAAAAATCGCTGGATTATCTGAGCCGAACCAGCAGCAACAACCTTTGGATCAGTCCAACCAGAGGGCAGCTGGGCAACGCGCTGAAATGCCTCTATGCCGCTGGCTACGTGGCCAATGGCAAAGGATTAGTGGTCATCACAGCAAACGGAATCCGCCACACAATCACGGTGGGTTTCGACGAAATCCAACAGGAACCAACTCTCTGCCATGACACCGAAACGGTGAAGCCAAGCAACGGCACATCAGTGCAGTTCTGTTGGCCCAGTGATGAAAACGAGGCTTATGCAATTGATTGCGCAGCTCGAATTGGCTTGTTCAATCCACACGCCTTGATCATGGTCAATGCTGTGCCATTTGCTGAACCACAAACCGAGCGCGACCTTGGCTTTAGCAAGTGGAAGCCAGACGCCCGAATCCCCGTTAGCTGGTTCTATCGCCACCAATTCAAGTCGCTGCTTTGCGCCCATATCAATGCCAGCCCTGAGATGTTCACCAGGGATTTCATCAAGCTGTTTGCGGGCATGTCATCAACCTGGACACAGGCTGCAGTTCTGGATGACCTGAGGTTGCAACGAACCACGATCGCAGACGCATTCACCCGTGATGGCGAAGTGCATGAAGTCCTTGTGGAGACACTCCACGACGCGATTGCTTCTTACAGCGGCGAAGCGCCAAAAGCCAAACGGTTAGGAATTATCGGCAAGGGTGTGCTCGAACGTCTTACGCAGTTGCGTGATGTTCGACCTGATTCCGGCACTTACGCCAAGGTCGCTGTTGAAGACCATTGCCGACCATTCGTTGCAGAGGCATGGTTCGTCGCTGAGACCGAATCTGACGGCGGCAGCACTTTGATTTTTGGCATCAACAACAGCACTGTTTTTGTCTCGCCCAGTGACCTGATCAGGGAAGTTCTGGCCGACAACCTGATTGACCATGAAGACCCTGTGACTGTGGTGCTTCATCTGGTTTGCCCAGGTTTCCACTACGTGGATCGCGGAAAGTCTCGAATCGCTTTCAGCGAAGAACAGCAGGAAGCGATCACCACAGTGCTCACCAAGGTGTGCAAAAAGTGGAGGTCGGTCAAAGCAAGGCTGCGACGGGATCAACGTTCCAGTCAGAGGGAACTTGAACGCCTTTCAAGAAAGTCCACCATCAGCGCCAAGGAAGCGGCCTGGGCTGTGATGGAGCAGGCATATCTAAAGGCCAGCGGCGATGGTGCATATCCCGCCAATGCCAGACAGGTGATGTATGCGGCCCGTGCCCAAATTCAAGAAATGACGGGCAAACCACTGTCGGACCAATACTTCACCCAGACGTTGCTGCCAGATTTTCAAATCGAAAATCCTGAACTGACTGCTGGGTGGGACGTGGTCTACGACGACCGGGGCCACTTGGTCGAACCCCACACCGCCAGAAACATTCCACTTGGCACCGTCAATGTGCGCGAGTACGTGAACGGATGGACTGAACCACAGATCGGCGAAGTTGAGCCTTCAGTGCCGTTATCCATCAGCACCAGCGGCCCTGCCGGTTGCTACAGCGCGGCCATCTTCATTGAAAAAGAAGGCTTCACAGCTTTGTTTGAAAAGGCCCGCACCCGCAATTTGTTTGATGTGGCGATCTTTTCCACAAAGGGCATGAGCACAACCGCCAGTCGACAGCTGGTGGACAAACTCAGTTCACAAGGGGTGCCGATCTTCCTGCTGCACGATTTCGACGCTGCAGGGATGACCATTGCGAGGACCATTCGCAGTGATGGTCGGCGCTACAAATTCAGCTGTGAGCCTGAAGTCATTGATTTAGGGCTGCGACTTGAACAGGCCAAGCGCATGGATCTGGAATCAGAGGAATTCCAGTGGCCTACCCGCCAGAAACAGGACCCAACAGACAACTTGAAAAACTGCGGTGCGTCTTCTGATGAACTGGCGTTTTTGGTCGAAGGCAAAGACGGTGGGCGATGGTCAGGCAGAAGGGTTGAGCTAAATGCCATGACTGCTCCACAATTTGTGGAGTTTGTGCATGGTGAGCTGGAGGCCCAAGGCATTAGCAAGGTGTTACCTGACGAGGAAACACTGTCAGCTGCTTTTCAGCACGTCTGCTTGCGCAATGCAATGGAAGTAAAAGTCGACGAACTGTTTCAGCAGGCTGAATCAAAAGATCAGATTTTTACATCGCCCGATGATCTGTCTGAGATGGTGCTTGAACGAATAAAAGGGACAAGCTTGAACTGGCAGGACGCAGTCATCGAGATTGCAGAAAGCAGCTAG
- the grrA gene encoding GrrA/OscA1 family cyclophane-containing rSAM-modified RiPP: MNKASLLSLAAVLATSAVLCESSRAAVHNEPDLGNSLEQRIERMSPEAWAVMQRNGVRTDEEIARAWGNGGGRAWGNGGGRRRAWGNGGGGFANGYRGGFANW, from the coding sequence ATGAACAAAGCCAGTCTTCTTTCCCTCGCCGCCGTCCTGGCAACGAGTGCGGTCCTGTGTGAATCATCCAGAGCCGCCGTGCACAACGAACCCGATCTGGGCAACTCCCTCGAGCAGCGCATCGAGCGCATGAGCCCTGAAGCCTGGGCTGTGATGCAACGCAATGGCGTTCGCACCGACGAAGAGATCGCTCGCGCCTGGGGCAATGGCGGCGGCCGGGCCTGGGGCAACGGCGGCGGCCGGCGCCGGGCCTGGGGCAATGGCGGCGGCGGCTTCGCCAACGGCTACCGCGGTGGATTCGCCAACTGGTGA
- the rimP gene encoding ribosome maturation factor RimP, with translation MPHPLLPDLTSLAKITAESHGFALVSAQVLTHLQPMTLQVQIRRGNGDDVSLDDCAGFSAPMGEAIEASALLTEAYVLEISSPGIGDRLQSDRDFQTFRSYPVDVVHKDDEGREQRLSGTLLERTEDHVQINIRGRVKRIPRDSVISVELTSPTG, from the coding sequence TTGCCCCATCCACTTCTTCCGGATCTCACTTCTTTGGCCAAGATCACGGCCGAAAGCCATGGATTTGCACTGGTCAGTGCCCAGGTGCTGACGCATCTGCAACCGATGACCCTGCAGGTGCAGATCCGACGCGGCAATGGAGATGACGTTTCCCTGGATGACTGCGCCGGTTTCAGTGCACCGATGGGAGAGGCCATCGAAGCCTCTGCTCTGCTCACGGAGGCCTATGTTCTGGAGATCAGCAGCCCCGGGATTGGGGACAGGCTTCAGTCGGACAGGGATTTTCAAACCTTCCGGAGCTATCCCGTTGATGTTGTCCACAAAGACGACGAAGGCCGGGAGCAGCGTTTGTCGGGAACCCTGCTGGAACGCACCGAAGACCACGTCCAGATCAATATCCGCGGCCGGGTCAAACGGATCCCGAGGGATTCGGTGATCAGCGTTGAGCTCACAAGCCCCACAGGCTGA
- the grrM gene encoding cyclophane-forming radical SAM/SPASM peptide maturase GrrM/OscB: MNHSDYGPIGLLVIQSTSLCNLDCSYCYLPDRQRRNVFNLQQQLPLLLERVYESPFWGPHLSILWHAGEPLTLPTSFYDQASAIIESQTAGLQEQGVVIEQHLQTNATLINDDWCDCFMRNRIVVGVSVDGPEDIHDSHRRFRNGKGSYIQTMRGIRTLRERDIDFHAIAVLTADALEQPERMYAFFRDEGIHQLGFNVEEQEGVHTSSSMQGLLKEKLYREFLSRFWACNEKDGFPIQVREFDQVMGMIAGGQRLLQNEMNRPYAILSVDAKGNFSTFDPELLSVETERYGLFNLGNIRDLSLMEATQTKPFQKLLRDMSSGMKRCQQECEYYGFCGGGTGSNKYWEHGSLDATETCACRFSSQIPVDVLLEKLETAAGP; encoded by the coding sequence GTGAACCATTCCGACTACGGCCCGATCGGTCTGCTGGTGATCCAGTCGACGTCACTCTGCAACCTCGACTGCAGTTACTGCTATCTCCCGGATCGCCAGCGACGCAACGTGTTCAACCTTCAGCAGCAGCTACCACTGCTGCTGGAGAGAGTCTATGAAAGCCCGTTCTGGGGGCCCCATCTCTCGATCCTCTGGCATGCCGGTGAGCCGCTGACGCTGCCCACCAGCTTCTATGACCAGGCCAGCGCCATCATCGAGAGCCAGACCGCAGGCCTGCAGGAGCAGGGGGTGGTGATCGAACAACATCTGCAAACCAACGCAACGCTGATCAACGACGACTGGTGCGACTGCTTTATGCGCAACCGGATCGTTGTTGGAGTCAGCGTCGACGGCCCTGAGGACATTCACGACAGCCACCGACGCTTCCGAAACGGCAAGGGTTCTTATATCCAGACGATGCGCGGTATCCGCACACTGCGCGAGCGCGACATCGATTTCCACGCAATTGCTGTCCTGACCGCTGATGCTCTGGAACAACCGGAGCGGATGTACGCCTTCTTCCGGGATGAAGGGATTCATCAGCTCGGTTTCAATGTGGAGGAGCAGGAGGGAGTGCACACCAGCTCGTCGATGCAGGGCCTGTTGAAGGAAAAGCTCTACAGAGAATTCCTTTCACGGTTCTGGGCCTGCAATGAAAAAGATGGTTTCCCCATCCAGGTTCGTGAGTTCGATCAGGTCATGGGCATGATCGCGGGAGGCCAACGCCTGCTGCAGAACGAAATGAACCGTCCTTACGCGATTCTCAGCGTGGACGCCAAGGGCAACTTCTCAACATTCGATCCGGAACTGCTTTCGGTCGAAACCGAACGCTATGGCCTGTTCAACCTGGGCAATATCCGCGATCTGTCGCTGATGGAGGCCACTCAGACTAAGCCGTTTCAGAAATTGCTTCGTGACATGTCTTCCGGCATGAAGCGATGCCAACAGGAATGCGAGTACTACGGCTTCTGCGGTGGCGGAACGGGCAGCAATAAGTATTGGGAGCACGGCAGTCTGGATGCCACAGAAACCTGCGCGTGTCGTTTTTCCAGTCAGATCCCCGTGGATGTGCTGCTGGAGAAGCTGGAAACAGCAGCCGGCCCCTGA
- a CDS encoding YlxR family protein, producing the protein MNISRPVLRRCVACRELFDRSILWRVIRDHRDGVLLDQGMGRSAYLCRKESCLEEAQRRKRLHKALRCQVPDSALEELRQRLKPNKESAAEAR; encoded by the coding sequence GTGAACATCTCACGCCCTGTCCTGCGTCGGTGTGTCGCCTGCCGAGAGCTGTTTGATCGCAGCATCCTCTGGCGGGTCATCCGCGACCATCGGGACGGGGTTCTCCTTGATCAGGGCATGGGGCGATCGGCCTATCTCTGTCGCAAGGAGAGCTGTCTTGAGGAAGCACAGCGCCGAAAACGACTGCATAAAGCCCTGCGATGCCAGGTGCCCGACAGCGCGCTTGAGGAGCTGAGACAGCGACTGAAACCAAACAAGGAATCAGCCGCTGAGGCAAGATGA
- a CDS encoding DUF3493 domain-containing protein — protein MRERLLRESRTPWRGLRRLLWIALFASGGLGLFVMSFSISAGNSVVGTDLAIQVGAVVLFGGLLWFDRDRGDG, from the coding sequence ATGCGGGAAAGGCTGCTGCGCGAATCACGTACTCCGTGGAGGGGGCTGCGCAGGTTGCTCTGGATCGCCCTGTTCGCTTCCGGTGGTCTCGGCCTTTTCGTGATGAGTTTCAGCATCAGTGCCGGTAACAGTGTTGTCGGCACTGACCTGGCCATCCAGGTCGGGGCTGTGGTGCTCTTCGGCGGGTTGCTCTGGTTCGATCGTGACCGCGGCGACGGCTGA
- the nusA gene encoding transcription termination factor NusA, whose product MALVLLPGLSNLIDDISEEKKLPPQVVEAALREALLKGYERYRRTLYLGIGEDPFDEEYFSNFDVALDLEEEGYRVLASKIIVEEVESEDHQIALAEVMQVAEDAQAGDTVVLDVTPEKEDFGRMAAATTKQVLAQKLRDQQRRMIQEEFADLEDPVLTARVIRFERQSVIMAVSSGLGRPEVEAELPRRDQLPNDNYRANATFKVFLKEVSEVPRRGPQLFVSRANAGLVVYLFENEVPEIQEGSVRIVAVAREANPPSRSVGPRTKVAVDSIEREVDPVGACIGARGSRIQQVVNELRGEKIDVIRWSQDPGQYIANSLSPARVDVVRLVDPVGQHAHVLVPPDQLSLAIGREGQNVRLAARLTGWKIDIKNSSEYDQAAEDAVVSELIAQREQEEALQREAEERLAAEQAARAEEDARLRELYPLPEDEEEYGEGAEEAMADAEVYEESAESEPAELEQSEAATDQGQAETEEVVSDPNEEGAR is encoded by the coding sequence ATGGCACTCGTTCTCCTTCCCGGCCTCAGCAACCTGATCGATGACATCAGTGAGGAGAAAAAGCTTCCTCCTCAGGTGGTTGAAGCCGCTTTGAGAGAGGCACTACTCAAGGGCTATGAGCGCTACCGCCGCACCCTGTATCTGGGAATTGGAGAAGACCCCTTCGACGAGGAATACTTCAGCAATTTCGACGTTGCTTTGGATCTGGAGGAAGAGGGCTACAGAGTTCTCGCCAGCAAGATCATCGTGGAGGAGGTGGAGAGCGAAGACCACCAGATCGCGCTGGCTGAGGTGATGCAGGTGGCAGAAGACGCCCAGGCCGGCGACACGGTGGTCCTGGATGTCACGCCGGAGAAGGAGGATTTCGGCCGCATGGCTGCGGCCACAACCAAACAGGTGCTGGCCCAGAAGCTGCGTGACCAGCAACGACGGATGATTCAGGAGGAGTTCGCCGACCTTGAAGATCCAGTTCTCACGGCCCGCGTGATCCGTTTCGAGCGCCAGTCTGTGATCATGGCTGTGAGTTCAGGACTGGGTCGTCCTGAAGTGGAAGCGGAGCTCCCACGACGCGATCAGCTGCCCAACGACAACTATCGCGCCAATGCCACCTTCAAAGTCTTTCTCAAAGAGGTCAGCGAGGTTCCAAGGCGAGGTCCTCAGCTTTTCGTGAGCCGAGCCAATGCGGGTCTTGTGGTCTACCTCTTTGAAAACGAGGTGCCGGAAATCCAGGAAGGCTCCGTCCGCATCGTTGCCGTGGCAAGAGAAGCCAATCCCCCTTCACGATCCGTCGGTCCCCGCACCAAGGTTGCGGTGGACAGCATCGAGCGCGAGGTGGACCCTGTCGGAGCCTGCATCGGCGCCCGCGGCTCCAGGATTCAGCAGGTGGTGAATGAACTCCGCGGGGAGAAAATCGATGTCATCCGCTGGTCGCAGGATCCCGGCCAGTACATCGCCAACTCGCTCAGCCCTGCACGGGTTGATGTGGTTCGGCTCGTCGACCCTGTCGGACAACATGCCCATGTGCTGGTCCCACCCGATCAATTGAGCCTGGCGATTGGCCGAGAAGGACAGAACGTGCGGCTAGCCGCACGCCTGACCGGCTGGAAGATCGACATCAAGAATTCGAGCGAATATGACCAGGCAGCAGAAGATGCCGTTGTCTCGGAACTGATCGCTCAACGCGAGCAGGAAGAGGCACTGCAACGTGAAGCCGAAGAACGACTCGCTGCTGAGCAGGCCGCTAGAGCGGAAGAAGATGCGCGCCTGCGTGAGCTCTACCCCCTGCCCGAGGACGAGGAGGAGTACGGCGAAGGAGCGGAAGAAGCGATGGCAGACGCCGAGGTCTACGAGGAGTCAGCTGAATCAGAGCCCGCTGAACTGGAGCAATCGGAAGCTGCCACAGATCAGGGACAAGCTGAGACTGAAGAGGTTGTCAGTGATCCCAACGAGGAAGGAGCCCGGTGA
- the infB gene encoding translation initiation factor IF-2 produces MTSSGKVRIYELSKDLGLDNKDVLDAAEKLSIAAKSHSSSISEVEAGKIRTMLNSGGATRPTAAPSKPAPGKSILSVKKAAGVDASAPVKPAQPKPAPAPAAPIRAAATPQRPPARPAAPAKPAAPHAAAPQKTAAPKPVAPPQTLVRKEPPKKQPAQKPVERQSQVPRQPTPRPAAAPGPNRTASRPASPPARPSAPSSTTAAKPRNTAPIRRAPSEGGARPTPPPPGRPQPKSPVNRTVPPPQRPAKPELVGRPQPKRPGTGAPQRPGAPRPGAPGGQRAGSPQRPAGAQRPGAPSRPGSPSGRQGAGRPGSTLELVGKPIRRDSSSNRGEGGRPGAGTRSGAGSNRPAMPPGMRKPVAPGELMQLQKPTGRPAVPPPRRPDGTPVSPRADGPKATPPVNRPTPSPATAPRRPGFRPGAGPGGQRRPGRPDWDDSAKLEALRNRSPQKQRQKVHIIGENDDSLAAQTGGFAGEQENMVLSASLARPAKPKSQQRTTPKPVAAMRKRRKETARQRQRRRAMELRAAREAKQVRPEMIVVPEDNLTVQELADMLSVESSEIIKSLFFKGIIATVTQTLDMPTIETVAEEFGVPVLQDDVEEAAKKTVEMIEEADREHLIRRPPVVTVMGHVDHGKTSLLDAIRKARVAAGEAGGITQHIGAYQVEIEHNNAARKLTFLDTPGHEAFTAMRARGTKVTDVAVLVVAADDGVRPQTLEAISHARAAEVPIVVAINKIDKEGASPDRVKQELSEQNLLAEEWGGDVVMVPVSAIKGENIDKLLEMLLLVTEVEDLQANPDRMARGTVIEAHLDKAKGPVATLLVQNGTLRTGDVVAAGPVLGKVRAMVDDAGMRLKEAGPSFAVEALGFSEVPTAGDEFEVYADEKSARAVVGDRASDARATRLAQQMASRRVSLTAMSGQANEGELKELNLILKADVQGSVEAILGSLEQLPKDEVQVRVLLSAPGEVTETDVDLAAASGAVIIGFNTSMASGARKAADANSVDVRDYDVIYKLLEDIQLAMEGLLEPELVEEALGEAEVRAVFTIGKSAVAGCYVTTGKIQRNCKVRVHRGKEIVYAGDLDSLRRNKDDVKEVATGFECGVGTDRFANWQEGDRIEAFKMVTQRRKLTT; encoded by the coding sequence ATGACCAGCAGCGGCAAAGTCAGAATCTATGAGCTGTCCAAGGACCTTGGCCTGGACAACAAAGACGTGCTGGATGCCGCTGAGAAGCTGTCCATTGCGGCCAAAAGCCACAGCAGCTCAATCAGCGAAGTCGAGGCAGGCAAGATCCGCACGATGTTGAACAGCGGTGGTGCGACCCGCCCGACTGCAGCTCCCTCGAAACCCGCACCAGGGAAGTCAATCCTTTCGGTGAAAAAGGCGGCCGGCGTTGATGCCTCTGCGCCGGTCAAGCCAGCACAGCCGAAACCGGCTCCTGCTCCAGCCGCACCCATCCGCGCTGCCGCAACGCCTCAGCGACCGCCGGCTCGGCCAGCCGCTCCCGCAAAACCTGCGGCACCGCATGCTGCTGCACCCCAGAAAACCGCTGCACCGAAACCCGTGGCACCGCCACAGACGCTGGTTCGCAAGGAGCCTCCCAAAAAGCAGCCTGCTCAGAAACCGGTTGAACGCCAATCCCAGGTACCCCGGCAGCCGACACCTCGACCAGCCGCTGCCCCAGGGCCGAATCGCACCGCCAGCAGACCTGCCTCGCCGCCGGCAAGACCCAGTGCGCCCTCATCCACAACAGCAGCCAAACCCCGCAATACGGCACCGATCCGTCGGGCACCAAGCGAAGGGGGTGCGCGCCCGACCCCACCACCACCTGGACGCCCCCAGCCCAAATCACCGGTGAACCGAACGGTGCCACCACCGCAGAGACCTGCCAAGCCGGAACTGGTGGGTCGTCCCCAGCCGAAGCGGCCTGGAACCGGTGCTCCCCAAAGACCAGGGGCTCCCCGACCTGGTGCTCCTGGCGGTCAGCGCGCTGGGTCGCCACAACGTCCAGCTGGTGCACAACGACCAGGTGCACCCTCTCGCCCGGGTTCACCATCTGGCCGCCAGGGGGCCGGACGCCCCGGCAGCACCCTTGAATTGGTAGGCAAGCCGATCCGTCGCGACAGCAGCAGCAACCGCGGCGAGGGAGGGCGGCCTGGAGCCGGGACTCGCAGTGGAGCTGGCTCTAATCGACCTGCAATGCCTCCCGGCATGCGCAAGCCGGTTGCTCCCGGTGAGCTCATGCAACTGCAGAAGCCCACAGGTCGACCGGCGGTGCCACCGCCGCGCCGTCCAGACGGCACCCCTGTCTCGCCCCGCGCTGATGGCCCCAAGGCCACACCGCCGGTCAATCGGCCTACACCCTCTCCCGCAACCGCACCTCGTCGTCCAGGCTTCCGTCCTGGAGCAGGTCCTGGCGGACAACGACGTCCCGGACGACCCGACTGGGATGACAGCGCAAAGCTCGAAGCTCTGCGCAATCGCTCTCCCCAGAAGCAACGCCAGAAGGTTCACATCATCGGCGAAAACGATGATTCGCTGGCCGCACAGACCGGTGGTTTCGCCGGTGAACAGGAAAACATGGTGTTGTCGGCGAGCCTGGCTCGTCCCGCCAAACCCAAATCCCAGCAAAGGACCACACCCAAACCTGTGGCGGCCATGCGCAAGCGGCGCAAGGAAACCGCCCGCCAGCGTCAGCGGCGCAGGGCCATGGAGCTTCGTGCAGCTCGTGAAGCCAAGCAGGTGCGGCCGGAGATGATTGTTGTGCCGGAGGACAATCTCACGGTGCAGGAGCTCGCCGACATGCTCAGCGTGGAGAGCTCGGAAATCATCAAATCCCTCTTCTTCAAGGGGATCATCGCCACGGTCACCCAGACCCTGGACATGCCCACGATCGAAACGGTGGCCGAAGAGTTCGGTGTGCCGGTCCTTCAGGACGACGTGGAGGAGGCTGCCAAGAAGACCGTTGAAATGATCGAAGAGGCGGACCGTGAGCATCTGATCCGACGTCCACCCGTAGTGACCGTGATGGGTCACGTCGATCACGGCAAAACAAGTCTTCTCGATGCAATCCGCAAAGCTCGGGTTGCCGCCGGAGAAGCCGGTGGAATCACCCAACACATCGGTGCATACCAGGTCGAGATCGAACACAACAACGCAGCGCGTAAACTCACATTCCTCGATACGCCTGGCCACGAAGCCTTCACGGCCATGCGTGCGAGGGGTACCAAGGTCACTGACGTGGCGGTTCTGGTGGTGGCAGCTGACGACGGTGTGCGCCCGCAGACCCTGGAAGCCATCAGCCACGCCCGCGCTGCAGAAGTGCCGATCGTGGTTGCCATCAACAAGATCGACAAGGAAGGAGCCTCGCCTGATCGCGTTAAGCAGGAGCTGTCTGAACAGAACCTGCTTGCAGAGGAGTGGGGCGGCGATGTGGTGATGGTGCCTGTGAGCGCCATCAAGGGAGAAAACATCGACAAGCTGCTGGAAATGCTGCTGCTGGTCACCGAAGTGGAAGACCTGCAGGCCAACCCGGATCGCATGGCCCGCGGCACCGTGATCGAAGCGCACCTGGACAAGGCCAAAGGCCCAGTGGCCACCTTGCTTGTCCAGAACGGCACCCTGCGAACCGGCGATGTCGTGGCAGCTGGGCCTGTCCTTGGAAAAGTGCGGGCGATGGTCGACGATGCAGGAATGCGCCTGAAGGAAGCCGGCCCGTCCTTCGCAGTCGAAGCTCTCGGATTCAGCGAGGTACCCACCGCCGGCGACGAGTTCGAGGTCTACGCAGACGAGAAGTCCGCACGGGCCGTTGTCGGTGATCGAGCATCAGACGCCCGTGCAACCCGCCTGGCTCAGCAGATGGCCTCTCGCCGCGTCTCGCTCACCGCGATGTCAGGTCAGGCCAATGAGGGAGAGCTCAAGGAACTCAACCTCATCCTCAAGGCCGACGTCCAGGGTTCTGTCGAAGCCATCCTCGGTTCTCTGGAGCAGCTGCCCAAGGACGAAGTCCAGGTGAGGGTTCTGTTGTCAGCACCTGGCGAGGTCACCGAAACCGACGTGGACCTCGCGGCTGCTTCCGGAGCCGTGATCATCGGCTTCAACACCTCGATGGCCTCAGGTGCCAGAAAGGCGGCTGATGCCAACAGTGTGGATGTGCGTGATTACGACGTGATCTACAAGCTGCTGGAAGACATCCAGTTGGCGATGGAAGGTCTGCTCGAACCTGAGCTGGTCGAGGAAGCCCTGGGTGAAGCTGAGGTCCGCGCCGTGTTCACCATCGGCAAGAGTGCTGTTGCCGGTTGCTATGTCACCACCGGCAAGATTCAGCGCAACTGCAAGGTTCGGGTCCACCGCGGCAAGGAGATTGTCTATGCAGGTGATCTCGACTCACTGCGTCGCAATAAAGACGATGTGAAGGAAGTGGCCACCGGTTTCGAGTGTGGTGTAGGCACCGATCGCTTTGCCAATTGGCAAGAAGGTGATCGCATCGAAGCCTTCAAAATGGTCACGCAGCGCCGCAAGCTCACCACCTGA
- the grrP gene encoding extracellular substrate binding-like orphan protein GrrP, with protein sequence MRLIQKAATGLLALSTIALVGCQNEKPAADNSAESSTAKSVYDTGKLRAVVIGDSLPMVKKDGDNYDGLSFVVLEAIRDQINVSPNKKDKDVSIEPVAADSARDGLDMIRSGAADIACGVAFTWQRQRTLTYTLPFSVGGVRLLAPAGIDGTPKSLNGKTVGVVKDSMAANVLAESVDDANFQFFDTPDQALAAVKDGSVEILGGDSLWLRANQAATAPDSSLVPDRPYARSGVGCVVADTTPHLLNISNLGIGRLLSGYINDDDGVRSAINTWIGTESTVGLKEEQINRFFTIVLSTAAQFNPQS encoded by the coding sequence ATGCGCCTGATCCAGAAGGCCGCAACCGGCCTGCTTGCTCTTTCCACAATCGCCCTGGTGGGGTGTCAGAACGAGAAGCCTGCAGCGGATAACTCGGCCGAGAGTTCAACAGCCAAGAGCGTCTATGACACAGGCAAGCTGAGAGCTGTGGTCATTGGTGATTCATTGCCGATGGTCAAGAAAGACGGCGACAACTACGACGGCCTTTCGTTCGTGGTTCTCGAAGCGATACGAGATCAGATCAATGTGTCCCCGAACAAAAAAGACAAAGACGTCAGCATCGAGCCGGTCGCTGCGGATTCCGCCCGCGACGGCCTGGACATGATCCGATCCGGAGCTGCTGATATCGCCTGCGGTGTTGCCTTCACCTGGCAAAGACAGCGAACACTGACTTACACACTGCCGTTCTCCGTAGGCGGAGTGAGACTGCTCGCCCCAGCGGGTATCGATGGCACTCCCAAGAGCCTGAACGGCAAAACGGTCGGTGTTGTGAAAGACAGCATGGCGGCCAACGTGCTTGCGGAATCAGTGGATGATGCCAACTTCCAGTTTTTTGACACGCCTGATCAGGCTCTGGCAGCGGTCAAGGACGGCAGCGTTGAGATTCTCGGCGGCGACAGCCTGTGGCTGAGAGCGAACCAGGCTGCAACCGCACCGGATTCCTCATTGGTTCCTGACAGGCCCTATGCCCGCTCAGGAGTGGGCTGTGTGGTGGCTGATACCACCCCCCATCTCCTCAACATCAGCAATCTGGGTATCGGTCGCCTGCTCTCGGGCTACATCAACGACGACGACGGAGTCCGCTCGGCCATCAACACCTGGATTGGCACAGAAAGCACTGTGGGCCTGAAGGAGGAGCAGATCAATCGCTTCTTCACGATCGTGCTCTCCACCGCAGCTCAATTCAATCCGCAGTCCTGA